In a genomic window of Scheffersomyces stipitis CBS 6054 chromosome 4, complete sequence:
- a CDS encoding predicted protein (go_process intracellular signaling cascade), whose translation MSHSDTSPSGDNNQSNNGTDIDTNEAKQEETSPQLPQEDAKIADIGSSIPFASDEDNNPFNHQAEPSLDLDDEDSLLLYNSNDKNNDNNDKKLDKNNSNNISNGNGKENNGNITTGKDNNNGNANDTMGGTLSNLGSLAGFNTVHIDVESRVSKLLRPTRRVKVQITEAGNSNEGSANSSKKYVVYTIKLINVDDVSDEILTRRRYSDFESLRDVLTKIFPLVIIPPIPPKNYINLTILNGLVGGQSQNGNSPHSSASSGDHSTTGKAYSYINSTHLSKNKLIEHRKRLLGNFLNNCLSIPQIRNLDFFAKFLDPNANWVDEVSLITSQLPKSIYNSNPENGLKSEPIYASLPNPSNSHGMSFFKDNKKKIASKTNKLLANGGITSDSSNQTEQSVTSTTSEDRTGNSTYIINTSTLDDINKKIMENYLGLSNDYTELGTIFNTFSLAFSEAPRQNGKKVSAEEETKINAIFDKIGQIFDRSYITINALLSDLETKFSEPLGEAVQYSTILQFISKYQSRKSKQQDMVDSEIREKRKELQELLRSGEEANRIDAAVNSPTGSKNKNYDLEPATERQSASQPPVASYTSSKFKLFPSMNSLKKITQYVSEIIDQNPEETRKQRVLYLQKKIKTFEKCQQIMSEDVSFITDEVNKNFHAFHTKQLKMIFDILLCYNRFLIGWAKKNIDVWEEIREEIQNL comes from the coding sequence ATGTCACACTCTGACACTTCTCCCTCTGGGGACAATAATCAATCAAATAATGGAACAGACATCGACACTAATGAAGCAAAGCAAGAGGAGACAAGCCCGCAATTACCACAGGAAGATGCAAAGATAGCAGACATTGGCTCCAGTATACCATTTGCGAGCGATGAAGACAACAATCCGTTCAATCACCAGGCTGAGCCCAGTTTGGATTTGGATGACGAAGAttcacttcttctataCAACTCTAACGATAAAAACAATGACAATAACGATAAAAAACTCGATAAAaataatagtaataataTCAGCAATGGCAATGGTAAAGAGAACAATGGTAATATCACTACTGGAAAAGATAACAACAATGGTAATGCTAATGATACTATGGGTGGTACTTTATCTAACTTGGGATCTCTCGCAGGGTTCAACACGGTTCACATAGATGTAGAGTCACGGGTTTCAAAACTACTCAGACCCACTCGTAGAGTTAAGGTTCAGATCACCGAGGCTGGGAACTCCAACGAAGGAAGTGCCAATTCGCTGAAGAAATACGTGGTCTATACCATCAAGTTGATAAACGTTGACGACGTAAGTGACGAGATTCTAACTCGTAGAAGGTATAGCGACTTCGAGTCGTTACGAGATGTTCTCACAAAGATCTTTCCATTGGTGATCATACCTCCAATTCCACCGAAGAACTATATCAACTTGACGATTCTCAACGGTTTGGTAGGTGGACAGTCTCAGAACGGGAACTCACCTCATTCTTCCgcttcttctggagacCATTCCACTACGGGCAAAGCTTACTCGTATATCAACTCAACTCACTTGAGTAAGAATAAACTCATAGAGCATCGTAAACGTCTTCTTGGTAACTTTCTTAACAATTGCTTGTCTATTCCCCAGATAAGGaatttggatttctttgccaagttcttggatcCGAACGCCAATTGGGTAGATGAAGTCTCATTGATTACGAGCCAATTACCGAAATCAATATATAATCTGAATCCTGAGAACGGACTTAAATCAGAACCGATCTATGCAAGTTTGCCCAATCCCAGCAATAGCCACGGTATGTCTTTTTTCAAAGAtaataagaagaaaatcgCAAGCAAGACTAATAAACTACTTGCAAATGGCGGAATAACGTCAGACTCATCAAATCAGACTGAACAGAGCGTAACTTCTACCACTTCGGAAGACAGAACAGGTAATTCTACGTATATAATCAACACGTCTACTTTGGATgacatcaacaagaagatcatgGAAAATTACTTGGGTTTATCCAACGACTACACGGAGTTAGGAACAATATTCAATACTTTCTCATTGGCTTTTTCTGAAGCTCCTCGTCagaatggaaagaaagtAAGcgctgaagaagagacaaAGATCAATGCCATATTCGATAAGATTGGCCAGATCTTTGATAGATCTTATATAACAATCAATGCTCTTTTGAGCGACTTGGAAACTAAATTCTCTGAGCCTCTAGGTGAGGCCGTACAATATTCCACCATTTTGCAGTTCATTTCTAAGTATCAAAGTAGAAAGCTGAAGCAACAGGATATGGTGGACTCCGAGATACGCGAGAAAAGAAAGGAGCTACAGGAACTACTTCGTTCTGGTGAAGAAGCAAACCGCATCGATGCTGCTGTCAACTCTCCTACTGGCTCtaagaacaagaactatGACCTAGAGCCGGCTACTGAAAGACAAAGTGCATCTCAACCACCAGTAGCCTCATATACATCCagcaagttcaagttgtttccAAGTATGAACTCACTCAAAAAGATTACCCAGTATGTGAGTGAGATTATTGACCAGAACCCCGAAGAAACTAGAAAGCAGCGGGTGCTATACCTCCagaaaaagatcaagacgTTTGAAAAGTGTCAGCAGATAATGTCTGAAGACGTTTCGTTCATCACGGACGAggtcaacaagaactttcACGCATTCCACACCAAGCAGCTCAAGATGATCTTTGACATCTTGCTCTGCTACAACAGGTTTCTTATTGGTTGGGCTAAGAAGAACATTGATGTCTGGGAAGAGATCCGCGAGGAGATCCAAAATCTATAG
- a CDS encoding predicted protein, which produces MDIVREFFISRDSDLVTLLVTSKVAQGFLFGKEPQSRQTSGDSTDQSDQSKPYVAPQIKSVAADFVWDKCDALKSYPFKNGAYKLTMGIRNLDPQDWLLIEPTYMDRINNKIKIVNNEHEDYPPDKDIRSSSVFVTPEAVPAIREFYDIVVNYICDKYPMYFSRDGDKVHNGITGRSIPASSTVDEKISASQYLDFLVETIEEDFIILLKDPSRENEKDGTEYFFKGGVFAFAAGFDPADRFNMPLSFIHHPIPGYEEKLKLSMNRYFSRIKPGQFITRSNFSMQTHNKYYVDDQNKGHNLPDGSVQVPIDIKELDFENQVHYRSERQTLTKLPKSQAVLFTIRTYLLPLSEVKKEGKEVRERLIGAIKGLPEDISNYKRAGEWGPPVIEYLSRDD; this is translated from the exons ATGGATATTGTCAGGGAATTCTTTATCAGCAGAGACTCTGATCTCGTGACACTATTAGTCACATC AAAAGTCGCCCAGGGATTTCTCTTTGGCAAGGAACCACAGTCAAGACAAACTTCTGGCGATTCGACTGACCAATCGGATCAAAGCAAACCGTATGTTGCTCCACAAATTAAGTCTGTTGCAGCCGATTTTGTATGGGACAAATGCGATGCTCTCAAATCGTACCCCTTCAAGAATGGTGCCTACAAATTGACCATGGGCATCCGGAACTTGGATCCACAGGACTGGCTTCTCATCGAACCGACTTACATGGACCGTATCAATAACAAAATTAAAATAGTCAATAACGAACATGAGGATTATCCTCCTGACAAGGATATCCGGTCCAGCTCGGTATTCGTTACTCCAGAAGCAGTTCCGGCCATACGTGAGTTCTATGATATTGTAGTCAACTACATATGTGACAAGTATCCTATGTATTTCAGTAGGGATGGAGATAAGGTCCACAACGGTATTACCGGAAGGTCGATTCCGGCTTCATCCACCGTTGATGAAAAGATAAGTGCCTCGCAGTATCTAGATTTTCTAGTAGAGACCATCGAAGAAGACTTCATAATTCTCCTCAAGGATCCTTCgagagaaaatgaaaaagatgGAACAGagtatttcttcaaaggtGGGGTGTTTGCGTTTGCTGCAGGCTTTGATCCTGCTGATCGTTTCAATATGCCACTCTCTTTCATACACCATCCAATTCCCGGGTATGAGGAAAAGCTCAAGCTTTCGATGAATAGATACTTCTCTCGTATTAAGCCAGGTCAGTTTATCACAAGAAGCAACTTCTCGATGCAGACTCACAACAAATACTACGTAGACGACCAGAATAAAGGACACAACTTGCCAGATGGTTCTGTCCAGGTTCCTATAGATATCAAGGAACTTGACTTTGAGAATCAGGTTCATTACAGAAGTGAAAGACAAACTTTGACCAAGCTTCCTAAATCACAAGCCGTTCTCTTCACTATCAGAACATACTTGTTGCCGTTAAGTGAGGTTAAGAAAGAAGGTAAAGAGGTACGCGAACGTTTGATAGGTGCTATAAAGGGTTTGCCTGAAGATATTTCAAATTACAAGAGAGCTGGCGAATGGGGACCTCCCGTGATTGAGTATCTCCTGAGAGACGATTAG
- a CDS encoding predicted protein, with translation MSQPSALLAEAREYATAKNYEAAEQKYKELISSDSETESLTKKLQEQEAAIIELGKVYETNHDATKLTELIAESRNVLGKFAKSKVAKIVKSLIEDFDTIPDSLDLQISASRECIDWAVESKLSFLRQSLQLKLAELLYKKTLYQEAIKYINDLLRECKKLDDKSSMVEVQLLESKIYHALRNIPKSRAALTGARTSANSIYCPTLLQAELDCQSGILNAEDKDYKTAFSYFYESFEGFNSQDDERSIVVLKYMLLTKIMLNLIDDVNKILNNKNVIKYQSKDIDAVKSIATAYSNRSLKEFESSLLTYSSELKSDPIIKNHFNALYDNLLEQNLLKIIESYSCVELSHISKTIGLNLQQVEGKLSQMILDKVFYGVLDQGNGWLILYDEPRRDAAYDASLDLIKNLSNVVELLYEKASSLN, from the coding sequence ATGTCGCAACCCTCGGCTCTTCTTGCCGAAGCCAGAGAGTACGCCACGGCCAAAAACTACGAAGCTGCTGAACAGAAATACAAAGAGCTTATCTCGAGCGACAGCGAGACAGAGTCACTCACCAAAAAATTACAAGAGCAAGAAGCTGCCATCATCGAATTGGGTAAGGTTTACGAGACCAACCACGACGCCACGAAGTTGACGGAATTGATCGCCGAATCAAGAAATGTGTTGGGCAAATTTGCCAAATCGAAAGTGGCCAAAATTGTCAAGTCATTgattgaagattttgatACGATTCCTGACTCCTTGGACTTGCAGATTTCTGCCAGCAGAGAATGTATCGATTGGGCAGTAGAGAGCAAGCTTTCCTTTTTAAGACAATCGTTgcagttgaagttggcGGAGTTGCTCTACAAGAAAACTTTGTATCAGGAAGCTATCAAATATATCAATGACTTGTTGAGAGAGTGCAAGAAGTTGGACGATAAGTCGCTGATGGTAGAAGTTCAGTTGTTGGAATCCAAGATTTACCATGCATTGCGCAACATTCCCAAGTCGCGTGCAGCTTTGACTGGCGCTAGGACGTCGGCAAACTCAATCTATTGTCCAACATTGTTGCAGGCTGAATTGGACTGCCAGAGCGGTATTTTGAATGCCGAGGACAAGGACTACAAGACTGCGTTCTCGTACTTTTACGAGTCGTTTGAAGGGTTCAATTCGCAAGACGACGAGCGTTCTATCGTAGTTTTGAAGTACATGTTGCTAACCAAGATcatgttgaacttgattgatgatgtcaacaaaatcttgaacaacaagaatgtcatcaagtaccagtccaaaGATATTGATGCAGTGAAGTCAATTGCGACTGCGTACTCCAACAGATCTTTGAAGGAGTTCGAGAGCTCCTTGTTGACATACTCGTCAGAATTGAAGTCTGATCCTATCATCAAAAACCACTTCAACGCCTTGTATGACAACTTGCTCGAACaaaacttgttgaagatcatAGAATCTTATAGTTGTGTAGAATTGTCGCATATTTCCAAGACTATTGGCTTGAATTTGCAACAGGTAGAAGGCAAATTGTCTCAGATGATCTTGGACAAAGTATTCTATGGGGTTTTGGACCAAGGAAATGGCTGGTTGATCTTGTATGATGAACCTAGAAGAGACGCTGCATACGATGCTTCGTTGGATCttatcaagaacttgtccAATGTAGTTGAATTACTTTATGAGAAGGCATCATCATTGAATTAG
- the NUP84 gene encoding Nucleoporin NUP84 (Nuclear pore protein NUP84) (go_component nuclear pore~go_process transport) has product MSQSRCRDIFHYLISINRTILQELPKLSPLPARKLGSYTCKTVHMTTTELLPFHAVGTSPDAAAQADSNIETQFANVLHSLQVNKQRDPFDIIQDFKQICADRALSTRDKLSLDESNTALAEEFDNWDLEFKLWELVDRLFRFRALFSNKAKTELLREYDFSSMGIKQENFLRKNPAIRELSIIILWLQSHTPSLVGDETESYQTKWKNTAMAVANSDFDVLASRATDADLIDKLDIDAPLRSNRSIHPADESNDSKVFAQIYKLLLQDRVQDAIDIANNTGNYALALILVGATQEYFDPVLDKQDSDFDSIVAEQTKPSGIKHKLLWKKTVYKLSQQANLNKYEKLIYNYLCGGDISGNLSVASDDWEQTLLLYLSQLYSYNIDNFIVSQLSSEQEILPVNIPKPQLNTIAEILNTISHSGNLLTQQSENPLRVIMGSVMLDNVPSLLHNLTSSSTGEPEALKKPYISRVLTHLAIFQLLVVGTDNINNEDITTIITSYTSKLAEYKLPELIPIYLSFVPNEKDSREAYALFLSSLTDSSDRSKQIEISRRIANSISEVDEAMELAANTQEDKMMNVLRRTVERVMKDTESHYKPQAVIEVQDDINSVDDIDSKLYHSVEWFYENKMYEDAIVATIAIIRRFLLCGKLAPLKAFSKGKNFKLLLVEYDTQLQTKSLIFQNEPEIVTEEDKEELLAYASLIEGLILIDEWKKFVSTQINSQGKWLSTGVDSSIDKTSKTLLNLIFKWFKNTSSEKDSDLAIYSEFRSIYVPYLIIELLKIFQNAREKDWKYMRSAFSLINDVANEEQNDFLSCFLKCGRLDEFLVKAGEVSIVAVEKGISGIFY; this is encoded by the coding sequence ATGTCGCAGTCACGATGTCGTgatatttttcactacttAATTTCGATAAACAGAactattcttcaagagttACCTAAGCTATCTCCTTTGCCAGCGAGAAAATTGGGCTCTTACACTTGCAAAACAGTGCACATGACGACTACGGAGTTATTGCCCTTTCATGCCGTTGGCACGTCACCAGATGCCGCAGCCCAGGCCGACTCCAACATAGAGACGCAGTTTGCCAATGTGCTCCATTCACTACAAGTGAACAAACAGAGGGATCCATTTGATATCATTCAGGATTTCAAGCAGATTTGCGCTGACAGGGCACTTTCTACTCGTGACAAACTTTCACTTGACGAAAGCAATACCGCACTTGCTGAAGAGTTTGACAACTGGGACTTGGAGTTCAAACTCTGGGAACTTGTTGATCGGTTGTTCCGTTTCCGAGCTCTATTCAGCAATAAAGCCAAAACCGAATTGCTTCGTGAATACGACTTTTCGTCTATGGGAATCAAGCAGGAGAACTTTTTGCGGAAAAATCCAGCGATCAGAGAGCTTTCCATCATCATCCTCTGGCTCCAGTCGCATACTCCATCTCTTGTAGGAGACGAAACCGAATCTTACCAGACGAAATGGAAGAATACTGCCATGGCCGTTGCAAATTCCGACTTCGATGTCTTAGCTAGTCGAGCTACTGATGCTGATTTGATTGATAAGCTCGATATAGATGCACCTTTGCGTAGTAATAGATCCATTCATCCAGCAGATGAATCCAACGACTCTAAAGTATTTGCTCAGATCTACAAGTTGCTTCTTCAGGATAGGGTCCAGGATGCAATTGATATTGCCAACAATACGGGTAATTATGCTTTGGCTTTGATTCTTGTCGGCGCTACCCAGGAGTACTTTGATCCTGTTCTAGACAAGCAGGATCTGGACTTTGATTCTATTGTAGCAGAACAGACAAAACCTTCCGGTATCAAGCACAAGCTTTTATGGAAGAAAACAGTGTACAAACTCTCGCAACAGGcgaacttgaacaagtacgagaagttgatctaTAATTACTTGTGCGGCGGTGACATTTCAGGCAACTTACTGGTGGCTTCTGATGACTGGGAACAGACTTTACTTTTGTATTTGAGTCAGCTCTACTCCTACAACATTGACAATTTTATTGTATCGCAGTTGTCTTCTGAACAGGAGATTTTGCCTGTCAACATTCCCAAGCCTCAGCTAAACACGATTGCTGAAATCTTGAATACCATACTGCACTCAGGTAATTTGTTGACTCAGCAGAGTGAAAACCCGCTCAGAGTCATCATGGGAAGCGTGATGTTAGATAATGTCCCTTCTTTATTGCATAATTTGACCAGTTCACTGACTGGAGAGCCAGAAGCTCTCAAGAAACCATACATTTCCAGAGTGCTAACTCATTTGGCTATATTCCAGCTTCTAGTAGTAGGTAcagacaacatcaacaacgagGATATCACGACTATAATTACCTCGTACACGTCCAAATTGGCAGAGTACAAGTTGCCTGAACTTATTCCTATCTATCTATCGTTTGTACCTAACGAAAAGGACTCTCGTGAAGCGTATGCACTTTTCTTGTCCTCGTTGACAGACTCATCTGATCGTAGCAAACAGATAGAAATCTCGCGcagaattgcaaattcGATCTCAGAAGTAGACGAGGCTATGGAGCTCGCTGCAAATACCCAGGAAGACAAGATGATGAATGTTTTGCGTAGAACTGTTGAAAGGGTGATGAAAGATACTGAATCGCACTATAAACCACAGGCAGTAATTGAAGTTCAGGATGATATCAACTCTGTAGATGATATTGATTCCAAGTTGTACCACTCCGTTGAGTGGTTCTATGAGAATAAAATGTATGAGGATGCGATTGTCGCAACTATTGCCATCATcagaagatttcttctttgcgGAAAACTAGCTCCTTTAAAAGCATTTAGTAAGggaaagaacttcaagttgttatTAGTCGAATACGATACTCAGCTTCAAACAAAGAgtttaatttttcaaaatgaGCCAGAGATCGtcacagaagaagacaaagagGAATTGTTAGCGTACGCATCTCTCATAGAAGGTTTGATCTTGATAGACGagtggaagaagtttgtAAGCACTCAAATCAATAGTCAGGGTAAGTGGCTTTCTACTGGTGTAGATAGCTCGATAGATAAAACAAGCAAGACTttattgaatttgattttcaagTGGTTCAAGAATACGTCATCCGAGAAAGATAGCGACTTGGCAATCTACTCTGAGTTCAGAAGCATTTATGTTCCGTACTTGATTAtcgagttgttgaagatcttcCAAAATGCAAGAGAAAAGGACTGGAAATACATGAGAAGCGCCTTCTCGTTGATTAATGATGTTGccaatgaagaacaaaacgACTTCTTGagctgtttcttgaaatgtGGAAGACTCGATGAGTTTTTGGTGAAGGCCGGAGAGGTCTCGATCGTTGCTGTAGAGAAAGGAATCTCTGGGATATTCTACTAG